The segment TTAGTTATATGTTGTCTTCCTACGATTATTCATTGAGTGTAAGTATTCAAGAAAAAACATGCTTTAAATGTTGACCTGAATTCTGTGCTGATAGTGGAACTAATTAATATGGTGGCTAAGTGAAAAAACTTGAACAATATAAACTTTACCTGGTTAATTGTGGATGAATCTATCGACTGTATTCTGCAGCATGGAGGATACCAAACCAACTACATAAGTAGAAAGAGTAGCAAGGGAAGTTATCGTTTTGATTAAATATTCTAATGTATCTCCTTGGTTCAAGCTACTTTACTAGTTACCAATTGGGGTttctttatgtttatttttcttgcaGGGAGAACAAAAAGCCATTCCTACTCATTGACTTTTCCGAGTACTTGAGGATAAATGTGTACGTAAGCTTCATCTTTGTTTTGATGTAACACTTTGGATCAGTAATCTCGGGCAAGAACTTAATGGTTTCCCTTTAGGACAAGAACTTTTGTCATCCTATTTAGTATTATGATATTCTGTTTAGCATTTACCCCTTAGCTCCTTCTTGTAGTTATATTGTGAACTAGATCTCATGTGTGAATCTTGTGCGGTTATGTGAAGTTGTACTTAGTGTTGGATTTGTGAAAgctaaaaaaattcttcttttttagCGGGAAGGAAATTTAAGACAGAAAAGGAATTGGCTTTTGAGTAAGTTGCTGGATTATATGCTTTACGATCCCTCCAAAAATCTTCATGAAAAGGGTATATGATTTACAACCCTTCCAATAATCTGCATGAATAGGGTATATGCTTTATAACCCTTCCCAATATCTTCATATAAAAACAAccttttcaaatttcttcatcaaaaaacAACCCTTCCAAATATTTTCCTCAAAAGAACTACCCTTCCAAATGTTCTCTTGAATAATCCTCAGCGTGACTGATTGGCTTTTGAATTTGAGGGCAGTTTCTCCTCTGCTGCAGTACCTCTTAACTCTCTACTTTGAAAAGTTTCCTTTCCTTATCGGAAGAATCTTGGTGACTGTTTGCATATTAATAACTTAACATATTGTTAATTATCGAGGTTTCTTAGTACATAGACTTTTTACTAATCTAGAACAATATTCTATTCTAAGCAAGTCCTATTGTTTTTAGGTCATTCACAAAGCGTTATACCTAAAGTTGGACAGTTGGAAAAACATTTACCCAATCACTATCTTTATTATCATACTTGAAACCCGTTCAACCTGTTCTCTCACTAAATGCAGGTACGTATTAGGAGCTGTATTCTTACAGCTTTGCAAGATCCTACACCTTGAAGACCACCCAATTGTTCAAAAACCTGTGGATCCTAGCCTGTTCATTCATCGATTCACTGATCGTAAGTATTTATCATTTGCTGGCTaactttaatatttcttttttcttctttcttgatCACCTTGTCACTGGTATCAACTTTGTGGCAGGgtgtaatatatttttgatttatcCTTTGGTTTCTTGATTACGTTTTTGGATTTTCATGATGAGAAGTTTATGGATCTTGTGTCTTGAGGATTTTATTCTGCAAGCAGGGTATTTGTTGCCATTGTTCTGGCAGTTAATTCTCTGTGGATGCTCATAAATGGATCTTGGTTGCATCTTTTTCTTTGCCTCATCCATGGGCCAACAATGTAGCATCTTTTAATCTCTTTTTTAGATAGAAGAGCAAAAAGGTTTTAGATTGGCACTAAGGTTCTAAAGTGGTATACTGAGCCCTGAGGTGCGGTGTTTTGGAAAACACACCGCTAGTTGATACATGGGGGCTGGAAATGCAGTTTAAAGCAGTTGAGGCTCATAAAAACAGACAGGTTAATGTTTTGGTGGGCAAACTGGTTCTATTTATGTCAGTCTGGTAAACCTGCTTTTTGGTTAGATTACTCATTTAGCGTTAGCTCCTTTGTTGACTAGAGCTTTTGCCTTTTTGTGTGGTGGTCTTGGCAGATTTAGCATCATTAGTTCAAATCAAAATTAGTGGCTACTCTTTGGAGGGCTCAAATCAAATCTGTACTAATAAAGATTAGAACCACTCAGGTATTCATTTCTAGGTTTCTTACATGTGTGGGTTTTCATAATTGGTATGGTCTGTAAGGAACATTAATGGCTTTTATGTCAGATTTGGTCAGAGTAAATAGTAATATGCTCAACTGTTAGTTTGAGATTAGTACATTATAGAATAGAGGTATCCATAAGATGAGTGTGGTCAAATATAGATGTTGTGATGGATGTTATGTTAAACATGATTGGACAAAATTAGATATGATCACATTGATAGATGTGCAAGCAGCACACAGAGGAGAATGTTCATTGAGAGGTTTTGCTATATCTTACACAGACCTCTATATGCACTGGTTCACAAATGCGAGAGTATGAGATTGAGGGTACTAAAAGGAGAAAAAGTAGACTTAAAATCACGATGAGCAAATTTTCTAGAAGACTTATGATCTATCAGACCAATGTGGATAGAACTGTGAAGAGACTGCAATGGTAAAGGATCTATATAGACTATACTAACAAATTGGGACCAAGTTTTAATCATTGCTGTTACACTTCCGTCTGTTTTTTGTCAGAAGTCCTTTCCTTTCAGTTTGCTAGGGATTTGTACGTCAATGTACGGATAAATGGGAAGTCCATAAACATCTTATTTTCCTTTAAAGAGCaaattatttagtatttatatgAGTGTATcccaaatagaataaaataaatagaaacaaTTCACATAGCCGACACAATTCATTCGAGATTAAGCAGGTAATTCATGCTTTATATATGACGGAGTTAGTTAGGAATCAAAAGGTATGTATAAGCTTTCATGGACTATGTCTCACTCTTCCAGATTGCTAACCACTTTTCACACCTTTTAAGTACACTATTCCAAATTTGAAATCCATCGACATACCCCAGATAAATAGTTGGTACTGGACCCACCTCACGTCCCAGAATAGCTGCTAGGACCTGGACATTGACAGCATAGGAATTACACATTCTTTCCCCAATTAACATGAACCCTAGAAACTGCTTCAAGAATATAATAAGCCATAGATATTTTAGTTGGTTTGCTTTAGTGTCCTTCCACTGCAATGAATAGAAGGGAAGGTGATAACGGATCATCTTGCCTCAGGCCTCTCTCTGAAGAAATGAATCCCTCCAGAGAAGAAATATTTACCAGGATGGAAATCtcatcactttacatgcaaaaaATATCCAGTTAATCTATTTTAGGAAGACAATTGGTTGGGCAATGGCCCCTTAAAGTAACTGTATCTAGATTGTGTATACACAAAATTATCAGCTAGGGTAAAAGTAAGTGAGGTATGGAATAACCAAGGATGTAACCTCTCTTTCAGAAGACATTTGAATGACTTGGATTTGGAAGATTCACTGCCTACTTTAACAATCTCAAATCACTTCAATAGAGTGTCAATGGATCAGGAGAATTATGTTGGGTGGGAGACAGTAAATGAGTTTTTTCAGTAAGGCCAGCATACCTTTTGaggaacaacaaaaacaatacaCAGACACAATGGCCCAGGAGACAGTGGTGGAAGGCAAATATACCTTACGATTGGCCTGCTTTGTATGGTAGTGGTTAAAATGGCTTGCTTGACAGAAGACAGGTTGCAAAGAAGGGGGATACACCTAGCTCCATCTGCCTTCTATGTGGTTAATTGCAGAAACAAATAGTCATCTTTTTTTTGTACTATAGGGTGACTTCTTAACTGTGGGACAAGGAGGGAGTGTCCTCAGTGGTGGAAAAGATGAGGGAAACTAGACTGAGATGGTTTGGGTATTTGAAGAGGTGCACATATGCCCCCATGAGGAGGTGCGAGAGGTTGGATATAGTGGGTAGAGGTAGGCCAAAAGAGTATTGGGGTGAGGTGATTAATTAGGACATGATGCAACTTCAACTTAACCAGGATAATTTGATAGGAGGGTGTGGAGGTTGCGGATTAGGTTAGAAGGTTAGTAGGAAGTGAAGTGTTGTCTGTTATACTTTTATCCTTGTGTATTGCTTTTGATTTCCAACACCATTTGTTTGTTTATTGTATTTAGTTTATCACACTATTTTGGTGTTGTTTCCTTTAATTAGTTGTTATGTGTCCTGTCGTTTTTCCTTTGCATACATACTTTGATTTACTGTACTTGAGCCGAGGTTCCTTTGGCAATagcctctctacctccacgaggTAGAGGTAAGGTCTACATATACTCCACCCTCCTAGATCTCACTTGTGGGATATCACTAGGTATGCCGTTGTTGTTAGCTTGCTGGAGTTCTCAAGTGAAGACTATCAATTTATAATGTAGGTTTATTTGGGGGAAGGAAGCCAAACATTTCTAGATCTGCTCTTCACATTTTGGCTAGCATGAAGCGAGATTGGATGCAGgttatatatcatttttctgTATATAATTTTGTGTTACTGGATTATTTCTTTAGAATTACATTGTTTTTTTGATAActcaaaccaaaataaaatcCATATTTGATTGAGAGAATGGGTTGTTGTCTCGGTGTATGGCCTTGGGAGATTCTCATTGCAAGGACAAACATATCTCTATTCTTGGTTTACCATATATTATGCCCCCAATTTGTGTTATCCACACTCCAGTTAACTAGGCCTAGACCTGGGTGGGTCGGGAGGGGGGTACATGTTAATGTCCGACATTGGTCGAGAGAATGACTTGTTGTCTCCTTATAGGATCTTGGACAATCCTAAGCTCATCAGCTAGCTTTTGGGATTGACTTAGACCCAAGGTCCATTTACTTAACATAGATACAAATTACTTGCTTTTTTGCACTAATCCACAAATTGTCCACAGACAGGGAGAAAGCCAAGTGGATTATGTGGAGCTGCACTATACATTGCTTCTCTTTCACATGGACTGAGTTGTTCTAAATCAGAAATTGTAAGTGGCCCTTGTAGGttcctttattttgattgtCAGCATTCAGATTCTTTGATCCTCTTTGGACTGACTTTTAAGCCAAAAACTATAAGTTAAGATATGTAATTTATGGCTTTTggcttatttttgttgttttcactTAAAAACAAATTCTTGAAAGCACTTCTTAATTTTATCCAAACACTACAAAAATGCTTAAAAGCTATTTTAGCTTAAAAGCACCTAAAATAAGCCAATCCAAACAGTCTCTTCATAGACAGACTTCACGTTTTAAGTTTTGTTCGGCTTTGAAAAACTCTTATTGCTTTAGCTAGTTTTCAAGAACTagttggaaaataaaaataaaggactACTTGTTCTTAATATCATGAAGTTCATACTTTTTTCCTCATCGAACTTAACAACTGTTCATGTTCTACTCTCTTGGCTTATTTTATGTTCTAGCCTATGTAGCACAAACACTGGCACTAGTTCACATTTATTTAGGGTGACATAACAAAGGAGCGTGATGTTTCCTTTTTCCTTCTAATCAACAGATCAAAGTGGTGCACATTTGCGAAGCAACACTGACAAAGCGTTTGATTGAATTTGAGAACACAGAATCTGGGAGCTTAACGGTATGTAGCATCTAGGCTGGTAGGATCAGTACTGCTGGAACTTCAATTTTCAAGTTTGAAAAGCTTCATGTGCATTTATTTAGTCATGTGTGTAGGTCCTTTAACTTTAGTGGGAGGGGGACAGCTGTTAAAGTAGGATCCTAAAAGCGATTTAGTAATAGGTGTGTGCTCCTGTAATGctcaaattttgtttttttcctccGAGTATGATTCCATTGTGAATACTGAAAATATACAAAGAAAGGTAGGAATTAAAGGAAGAACTAACATTATGGGGTTTGGGTTCTTATCTTAAAGTTGACAGGGGTCAGGGTAAGGTGTAAAATGTAATTGTTACCAAAGCTGGAACCTATATTGTAAATCTTCTGTACTGCAGTTACATCAATTACATAGATAAAAGCGTGTTCATGTCATTCAATGAGAGTTACAATTTTGCctcttatttataaatatttatgcttCTTAACGCTCTTCATTAAAACActtaaataaagtaaaagggCGTCTATTAATTTTTTCGCACAAGTTTATTGAAATAAgattatttgaattataaggATAAAACGGAatgtgtgtacatatatgtaTTGTTTACGGAagatttatatatgttttatagtATTCAAGATTAATTATATATGTCATTCGTTAATAATTTAGTTCACATATATCTTTATTCTTAAACAATACTGGGTCCAATAGATCTTTAAATCAACTGAAGTCTTCAATTAATTACTTGCAAAAGGCCAAAAAGAAAGGAGCAAATAAAAGATGTATCTAGTGTGTTACTGTCATCAGATTTGATATGTCATGAAGCCACCCAAAGCCTGCACTCTGGAGAAGATTTTAATTCCATCCATCTTCGACCTCTTGCTTCTTTTTTTCCTGTCTTTTCTTAGAGTTCTGCTGGTGGGATCTTAAAAGAACTCGCCTGTGGGCTGTGCGCGTCAGCCTTCAAGTCATTTTGTTGCTCTTGTCCATGGGAAATCATCACCAGTGATGTGCTATTTTTTATGAGCCTGACGTGTCTGAtgacatatttattattgttgacAGTTAAAACAAATTTTCCTGtgtatttaaaagttttaacttcCTATCTTTTCCTTAGCACATTATAGTTGGAGTTAGATGCAATTTGATTCAGTTGTCATAGCGTGTAAGCCAAAAAAATTCCTTTCCAAGTTACatactaattcttgaattacttGCAACTAGATTGATGAGTTCAATACAAGAGCTGAGGAGCTTGAGAAAGAAGAGACGCTGGCCATGCAACTTTATCCGGGGTCAAAAGGATCTGGGATCACAGAAGTGCTGTGTGAACACAAGAAAACTGTGAAGCTGCCTTTTGCCCATGGCCTTTGTGAAAGTTGTTATACTGATGTAATTACTTATTACTGGTCCTTTCAAGTTTTTAGTAGTATTGCGAAgtcatatatataatacttaTGAATGTGTTTGCAGTTTGTAAAACTTTCAGGTGGGCTTGATGGAGGATCTGAACCTCCATCCTTCCAACGTGCTGAGAGGGAAAGATTAATGGCAAAACAAGATGCTGAAGAAATTGCGGAGGATCCAAGTTTTCCCATGTCCAGTCAGATGGAGAACAATGTCGGCGAGTATTTGGAGGTACTCCTGAGAGCTGTTACTTATCCAAAGCATTATTACCTTGTAGTCAGGAAGTAGAATTTATGCTTTCAAGAAAGCTTTTGACATCTGGAAAAGACACAGTTCAAGTTCTGAAAATTTTAAGATGGAAGGATagatttgaaagaaaagaatagacatctaaaaataaaatagagtagGGGTAGGAAGAAGAGGATTTCTTCTTAGATGTTAGGTTTTCTTGGGATTGAATTCCAAATTATGAGCTTGCAAGAGGAACCTAAAAGCACAACCTGCAAATGGGTGAACTGTATGATTGTTGAAAACCTGCAAGAGCTACCTCTTAACTACTAAGTGGTGTGGACGTTTGTGCTTTGGCAAAAGATCCTTTCAGTAGACTGATAACTCTTCCCTTTGTTTCTGGATTCTGAAGATATTAAGAACTTAATGAATTTCTAAGTTCTAAACATCTAGCTACCTAAGTAGAGAATCCAAACTATGTTGAGATGCAGATTCATGAATTCAAAAAAGGATGTAGAGTTCCGAGAAATCTTTGGGTTCTAAATGCATTTCATTGGTGTAATGTAAGAAATCTGTGGACTAGACTTATCTTTGGCACATGTATCCTTTCAGTTCCACAGgcagaattttgaaaaataaacaaaaatcagTTAATGATGAGCTAAGTTGTTTCCTGTCTGGAAATATGagattgaaattcaaaattcccCTAGTCAATGCAAGTTGAACTGCAGAAATCCAAAAGAGGCCTATATCTTGGTATGCTTGTTCCAGTCTGTTATTTGTCATATTATGCTTTAATATAATCTTTAGCTAGTAAAAAGTGTGTACTAGTTACAGAAATGGGGAATGTCTTCTGGAAAAGAGTCTTCATATCTACTTACCTCAACCTCTCTGGTTGAGCAAATCAATTATTCTGGTAGTTAATTCCGCTGATACTAATTCTTAGCTTTAGATGGTATGTTAAGGAAATATCCAGCATTTCCTGTGATTTCTTTTGAAGTATTTCCTTAGGCAACTCCATACTGCAACTAATACCAAGTTCTTGAGTTTAGGTGTTTACTGGAAAAATACCGGGTTTTGCTTGCTTTCTGAATAGTGCCTCCatcatttatatgtttttttttcctttggttGATGATCAGCCTGAAAAGGAAGGGAACACCCAGAGTGTGAAAAATGTGCATATATCAGGATCTGAGCAAGTAGGTAAGTAATATTTTCTCCAGTAGCTAGAATGTTGGAGAAACTTAGTCCTGGATTAGAGGATTAAGTCACTTTTCTACATTTtccaacaaaagaagaaaaatgtctTTTTTCTCTCAATTACAGGAGCATTCTCTGCGGTTAAAACTGATCATGTTGCGACTCCTGATACATTACATGACATGGATGGTATTGATCATGATGAATCAGGAAACTTTTCCGATATCGATGATGTAGAGGTGTGCTACTTCTTTTATGTTTGTAAAATCTAGTAGGGATAATAATACTGCTCATGTTCCTTGCATGTTTTCTTAAATTATCTGTCAGTCCAGATGCAAAAGCTGTGATTTTTTCTGATTTCATCCCGCTCTTCATCATGTGATACTTGGCAATCATAGCATGATACTACCAGTACCCGACCCTGCTTTCTTCCTTTGCTTAGGAAACATCATCGATAGTTAGGGATGTAACATGTAACAGATACTGGATATTAACTGTTCATTGAAGACTTTTATAATGGTATTAGTTCTACATTTATGGGTATGTATTTTCTGGTTCACTAACTTGTCATGGCTGTTACCCTATACCTGCATTGTTGTCAGGTTGACAGTTATCTTCACAATGAGCAGGAAAAGAAATACAAGAAGATCATTTGGGAAACAATGAATCGAGAATATCTTGAggtgaattattttatttatttttatgaatcaCCATGTGAAGTCGATTTGTTGATCGCAAAGTCCTATAGTGGCTTTAGGATTTATTAGTACAAAAGAAGTTCTTTAATGAACGTCTCTGATTCTTGAGATTACAATTATCAGTTATAATGGGAATCTTGTCATGAATTTAGGATAGATTGATTTTCTTAGTTAAGGATTCTGATGATGCTTTGTATGTTCTACTAAGTTGACAGTGGCTAAGCGATGAGTCCTTTTCTAACTTTTGCTCCCGTTTGTCCAAATTCAGGATGATTTTGCTTATCACATAACAGTAGTCTGCACTAACTtcattaaagaaagaaaaaacagtAGCCTGCACTAACTtcattaaagaaagaaaaaacggTAGTCTGCACTCACTTTCTTCCTGCCTCTTTTGCTTCTTCTAACTGACTTGCTGATTAATATTTTGTAGGAACAAGCAGCCAAGGAAGCGGCTGTATTAGAAGCCAAGAAGCAACATGAGTTCATTTTAGCTAACTGTCCGGAGGATGTACAAAAGTTTGCTGCTGCTACTGCTGCTTCTGTTGCAAAGTCAAAAAAGGTAAAACTCTGAACTTATATTGAGTTTGTTACCTGGTGAAAATTGATGCTTAAAGTTTCAAGTTGAGAAACTAAGAAACTATAAAGAAGGGAAATTTGTTGATGTCGCCGGTGGTTAAGAATTTGATGGTTGTTAACATATTCAAACTCAGCAAATATTGGAAAATGACTTGTATTTTCTCTTGTGATTCGAATAACTCAGGGCTTGGATACAATGATCCAAAAGTGAgacaaacacaatttttttaatggtCAAATTTTGAGATTGTTTTCGCTACGCGGGGAGGAATAGGGGGCTATTAGTTTCTTAGtaagtttttaaatgttaattGCCAATTTTGTCTGTTTTGATCTCGTCAGTTATCcaacatttttataatataacaaaaaGGAATGGCAAGATTGGTCTGTGGTTGTGATATATCTTATCTTCTTGATAAACTAAGTTCTCTATTGCCCTAAGATGGTACCAAAAACTTACATTTTCATCTGCACGACTAGCCTTCCAAAATTCCCACCCAGCTGTCTCTTAACATTTTCTATACTCTTAAAAGTATCAAAATATACCAAAGAACTCCTAGTCTCAATTCCTTAATCAATCATCTAtcctctcttcttctcttcccAATAGCGCTCCTCTTTCAACTCGTTAGGCCTCTTCaactaaaatgaattaaataccAATTCTATGTTGAAGGATGAGTAAATAAAACTCCACAAGCTGGTGAAAAGTAAGTGGGATTTGtttttttgagataaaaataGGTGGATTTTTTGTGTTCCCCGTCCACCTTTCTTGAACTCACAACACCAACTGGCTACACATGTTCTCTCttccttaagttaattagccACAAGAATAGACATGAATGCGGCCTatcaccaaaaagaaaaagtgtgCGCATATGATATTTCTTATACACAGTTCTTGCTCTAGAAGCCTTGTGGAATAAGCTTACACTCTGCTTTATGATATCATCTGCAGGAAAAACAACAGAAGAGGGCTGCAGAATTGAAAAATACCGGCCCTGCTCAAACCGCTGCCGAAGCAACAAAGCAAATGTTAGCTAAAAAGGTGAGTATGATAGAGGAGAGAAATGTATCCAAAAGCTATAGTACTTAATGAATTACTAATTGGGGGAACTTGCAGAAATGCAGAGCTGAACCCACATGTGTATTTGGGGGTGCAAGTGCACCCATTAACTTCggaaaaaatcatatatatttatgtatatctATCTTGAGAAACTGGTAGaaactaaatataattaat is part of the Solanum lycopersicum chromosome 1, SLM_r2.1 genome and harbors:
- the LOC101249300 gene encoding transcription factor IIIB 60 kDa subunit yields the protein MVWCVNCAQDKPTKDVEGKICCSFCGKVLEEDNFSIEPTFVKNASGQSQLSGSRVSTIQSNYSVSRERTLKEAYEGIEGMLYGLGIDGGDSIARPALSFYTIAVEKSFTRGRRKEQVQAACLYIACRENKKPFLLIDFSEYLRINVYVLGAVFLQLCKILHLEDHPIVQKPVDPSLFIHRFTDRLFGGRKPNISRSALHILASMKRDWMQTGRKPSGLCGAALYIASLSHGLSCSKSEIIKVVHICEATLTKRLIEFENTESGSLTIDEFNTRAEELEKEETLAMQLYPGSKGSGITEVLCEHKKTVKLPFAHGLCESCYTDFVKLSGGLDGGSEPPSFQRAERERLMAKQDAEEIAEDPSFPMSSQMENNVGEYLEPEKEGNTQSVKNVHISGSEQVGAFSAVKTDHVATPDTLHDMDGIDHDESGNFSDIDDVEVDSYLHNEQEKKYKKIIWETMNREYLEEQAAKEAAVLEAKKQHEFILANCPEDVQKFAAATAASVAKSKKEKQQKRAAELKNTGPAQTAAEATKQMLAKKRLSNKINYDVLEKLFDDSAPENPKKARTAYDSTDDYGVKSDKIDPEVDENYDDTFGEDFHSGEDVGGYGYDQDYDLDDY